In Microbacterium laevaniformans, a single window of DNA contains:
- a CDS encoding GntR family transcriptional regulator: protein MAQKSLADQAYDAIEDMITSQQITSATLVSEASLMEATGLGRTPVREALQRLARDRVVQIHPNRGVFVPEITVESQLRLLEIRRPLEALAVELACVRAKRAERDAMGKMLAYLQAAEFTLEGYADSVKQTHQLISKATHNEFLVDAMTPLQTLSRRFWLVNIDDEQDEIAAGARAHAEILTSIIERDAVRAVAASFALTDYLVRHAHRTVGIPQSA from the coding sequence GTGGCACAGAAGAGTCTCGCCGATCAGGCGTACGACGCCATCGAGGACATGATCACTTCGCAGCAGATCACGTCGGCGACCCTCGTGTCCGAGGCGTCGCTCATGGAAGCCACCGGCCTCGGTCGCACCCCGGTCCGCGAGGCACTGCAGCGCCTCGCCCGCGACCGCGTCGTGCAGATCCACCCGAACCGCGGCGTGTTCGTCCCGGAGATCACGGTCGAGTCGCAGCTGCGGCTGCTCGAGATCCGTCGCCCCCTCGAGGCCCTCGCCGTCGAACTCGCGTGCGTTCGCGCGAAGAGGGCCGAGCGTGACGCGATGGGGAAGATGCTCGCCTACCTGCAGGCGGCCGAATTCACGCTCGAGGGCTACGCCGATTCGGTGAAGCAGACGCATCAGCTCATTTCGAAGGCAACCCACAACGAGTTCCTCGTCGACGCGATGACGCCGCTGCAGACCCTCTCGCGCCGCTTCTGGCTCGTCAACATCGACGACGAGCAGGATGAGATCGCCGCAGGCGCCCGTGCGCACGCAGAGATCCTCACGTCGATCATCGAGCGCGACGCGGTCCGCGCGGTGGCGGCGTCCTTCGCCCTCACCGACTACCTCGTGCGCCACGCGCATCGCACCGTCGGCATCCCGCAGTCGGCCTGA
- a CDS encoding GlxA family transcriptional regulator has product MRIGLIAIDGCFGSAIASIIDIVRVADGARGDVDPRIDPIELAILGPKRRVTTTASMTLSVDHPLSESGEFDVVVVPALGTLTAAATNDVLQSRDARSVIASLGRLDEATTRIAAACTGVFAVAETGRMHHRRATTSWFLGPEFLKRYPTVALDLDTMVVVDGNLVTAGAAFAHIDLALSLVRSISPDLAQHVAKLLIIDERPSQAAFVAYEHLRHEDPIVVEFERFVRARLDEPFNVAFVAQSLGTSRRTLERRVRAALNLTPLGFVQRLRIERARHLSATTDLTSAEIALRVGYANAETLRSLMRRERRRS; this is encoded by the coding sequence ATGCGTATCGGACTGATCGCGATCGACGGCTGCTTCGGTTCGGCTATCGCGTCGATCATCGACATCGTGCGGGTGGCCGACGGTGCCCGCGGCGATGTCGACCCGCGGATCGACCCGATCGAACTCGCCATCCTCGGACCGAAACGGCGAGTGACCACGACGGCATCGATGACCCTGTCGGTGGACCACCCGCTGTCGGAGTCCGGAGAGTTCGACGTGGTGGTCGTCCCTGCGCTCGGGACCCTTACGGCCGCCGCTACCAACGACGTCCTCCAGAGCCGAGATGCTCGTTCGGTCATCGCCTCGCTCGGGCGCCTCGACGAGGCGACCACCCGGATCGCCGCGGCGTGCACCGGCGTGTTCGCTGTGGCCGAGACCGGACGGATGCATCATCGGCGGGCGACGACCAGCTGGTTCCTGGGGCCGGAGTTCCTGAAGCGCTATCCGACCGTCGCCCTCGATCTCGACACCATGGTCGTGGTCGACGGGAACCTCGTCACCGCCGGTGCCGCGTTCGCCCACATCGACCTCGCGCTCTCCCTCGTGCGATCGATCAGCCCCGACCTGGCCCAACATGTCGCCAAGCTCCTCATCATCGACGAGCGCCCGTCGCAGGCGGCCTTCGTCGCCTACGAACATCTCCGGCACGAGGACCCGATCGTCGTCGAGTTCGAACGCTTCGTGCGCGCCCGCCTGGACGAACCGTTCAACGTCGCCTTCGTCGCGCAGTCGCTCGGCACCAGCCGGCGCACCCTCGAACGACGAGTCCGTGCGGCGCTCAACCTCACTCCGCTCGGCTTCGTCCAACGGCTTCGCATCGAACGAGCTCGGCACCTCTCAGCAACCACGGACCTCACCTCCGCCGAGATCGCGCTACGGGTCGGCTACGCGAACGCCGAGACTCTGCGCTCCCTCATGCGTAGGGAGCGACGCCGTTCCTGA
- a CDS encoding putative quinol monooxygenase, which produces MSTPASLPYAFVAKIVAADGQHDAVADLLAGAVALANEEVGTIVWFAVRTHADTFWIFDAFPDEAARDAHANGAIVAALMANQHLLGAAPEILAADVLASKLP; this is translated from the coding sequence ATGTCCACACCCGCATCACTTCCGTATGCCTTCGTCGCCAAGATCGTCGCGGCCGATGGACAGCACGACGCGGTCGCCGATCTGCTCGCCGGCGCTGTCGCACTCGCCAACGAAGAAGTAGGAACGATTGTCTGGTTCGCGGTCAGGACCCACGCCGACACCTTCTGGATCTTCGATGCATTCCCCGACGAGGCCGCTCGCGACGCCCACGCCAACGGCGCCATCGTCGCAGCCCTGATGGCCAACCAGCACCTCCTCGGCGCAGCACCCGAGATCCTGGCGGCCGACGTCCTCGCGTCCAAGCTCCCGTAG
- a CDS encoding flavin reductase family protein — protein sequence MKFDPAREKSPTPHSPFKGLTVPRPIGWLSSVSSEGVENLAPYSQWQNLTFDPPMVMFAANQYPDGRRKDTVINAEETGWFVWNMATWALRDAVNISAMALPPEVNEFDHAGVTRRAADLSAAPMVAESPFHFECKYLSTHRLKGNSTVGTIDVVYATVERIHMDENSLTPDGRVDIAKVRPIARMGYFDYTVVDSTFEMRVPGADSDAQAGLGGEPMGFSAEG from the coding sequence ATGAAGTTCGATCCGGCTCGCGAGAAGAGCCCCACCCCGCATTCACCCTTCAAGGGACTGACCGTCCCGCGTCCGATCGGCTGGCTCTCGAGCGTCAGCAGCGAGGGCGTGGAGAACCTGGCCCCCTACAGCCAGTGGCAGAACCTCACTTTCGACCCCCCGATGGTGATGTTCGCGGCGAACCAGTACCCCGACGGACGTCGCAAGGACACCGTCATCAACGCCGAGGAGACCGGCTGGTTCGTTTGGAACATGGCTACCTGGGCGCTGCGCGACGCCGTCAACATCAGCGCGATGGCGCTGCCGCCGGAGGTCAACGAATTCGACCACGCCGGCGTCACCCGCCGCGCCGCCGATCTGTCGGCAGCACCCATGGTCGCCGAGAGCCCCTTCCACTTCGAGTGCAAGTACCTCTCGACGCACCGCCTCAAGGGCAACTCGACGGTGGGCACGATCGACGTCGTGTATGCGACGGTCGAACGCATCCACATGGACGAGAACTCCCTGACCCCCGACGGACGCGTCGACATCGCCAAGGTGCGCCCGATCGCCCGGATGGGCTACTTCGACTACACCGTCGTCGACTCGACGTTCGAGATGCGCGTCCCCGGCGCGGACTCGGACGCCCAGGCCGGCCTCGGCGGCGAGCCCATGGGCTTCTCCGCCGAAGGCTGA
- the hutU gene encoding urocanate hydratase, producing the protein MTTSGSETRTIRAARGNRLTAKSWQTEGPLRMLMNNLDPEVAERPEDLVVYGGTGRAARSWEAYDAIVRTLETLESDETLLVQSGKPVGVFRTHEWAPRVLIANSNLVGDWATWPEFRRLEALGLTMYGQMTAGSWIYIGTQGILQGTYETFAAVATKRFGGTLAGTLTLTGGAGGMGGAQPLAVTLNEGAVLIVDVDPGRLRRRVEHGYLDEMTDDLDDAIERVLAAKAERRPLSVGLVGNAATIFPEILARGVAVDIVTDQTSAHDPLSYLPVEVSLEDWQRAAADDPEEFTRLSRASMAAHVKAMVEFQDAGAEVFDYGNSIRREAELGGYDRAFAFPGFVPAYIRPLFAEGLGPFRWAALSGDPADIAATDKAILELFPNDEKLRRWITAAGEKVHFEGLPARICWLGYKERHLAGLKFNEMVASGELSAPVAIGRDHLDSGSVASPYRETEAMADGSDAIADWPLLNALLNTASGATWVSLHHGGGVGIGRSIHAGQVVVADGTPLAAEKIERVLTNDPGTGVMRHVDAGYERAAEVARERGLRVPMWEQG; encoded by the coding sequence ATGACGACTTCCGGATCCGAGACCCGCACCATCCGCGCCGCCCGAGGCAACCGGCTCACCGCGAAGAGCTGGCAGACCGAGGGCCCGCTGCGGATGCTCATGAACAACCTCGATCCCGAGGTCGCGGAGCGCCCCGAGGATCTCGTCGTCTACGGTGGCACCGGACGTGCCGCGCGCAGCTGGGAGGCGTACGACGCGATCGTCCGCACTCTCGAGACGCTCGAGTCGGACGAGACGCTGCTCGTGCAGTCCGGCAAGCCCGTCGGCGTCTTCCGTACCCATGAGTGGGCGCCGCGCGTACTCATCGCCAATTCGAACCTCGTCGGAGACTGGGCCACGTGGCCAGAGTTCCGCCGCCTCGAGGCCCTCGGCCTCACGATGTACGGGCAGATGACGGCCGGGTCGTGGATCTACATCGGGACGCAGGGCATCTTGCAGGGCACGTACGAGACGTTCGCCGCGGTCGCGACGAAGCGCTTCGGTGGGACGCTCGCCGGCACCCTGACCCTCACCGGCGGCGCCGGCGGCATGGGCGGCGCGCAGCCGCTCGCCGTCACCCTCAACGAGGGCGCCGTCCTCATCGTCGACGTCGACCCCGGCCGCCTGCGCCGCCGCGTCGAGCACGGCTACCTCGACGAGATGACCGACGACCTCGACGACGCGATCGAGCGCGTGCTCGCCGCCAAGGCCGAGCGGCGCCCGCTGTCGGTCGGCCTCGTCGGCAACGCCGCGACCATCTTCCCGGAGATCCTCGCGCGTGGCGTCGCCGTCGATATCGTCACCGACCAGACCAGCGCGCACGACCCGCTCAGCTACCTGCCCGTCGAGGTCTCCCTCGAGGACTGGCAGCGCGCTGCCGCCGACGACCCGGAGGAGTTCACTCGCCTGTCGCGCGCCTCGATGGCCGCCCATGTGAAGGCGATGGTCGAGTTCCAGGATGCCGGCGCCGAGGTGTTCGACTACGGCAACTCCATCCGCCGTGAGGCCGAGCTTGGCGGCTACGACCGCGCGTTCGCCTTCCCCGGCTTCGTCCCGGCCTACATCCGGCCTCTCTTCGCGGAGGGCCTCGGCCCCTTCCGCTGGGCGGCGCTCTCGGGTGACCCGGCCGACATCGCCGCGACCGACAAGGCCATCCTCGAGCTCTTCCCGAACGACGAGAAGCTCCGCCGCTGGATCACCGCCGCCGGCGAGAAGGTGCACTTCGAGGGTCTCCCCGCACGCATCTGCTGGCTCGGCTACAAGGAGCGCCACCTCGCCGGCCTGAAGTTCAACGAGATGGTCGCCTCCGGCGAGCTGTCCGCCCCCGTCGCGATCGGCCGCGACCACCTCGACTCCGGCTCGGTCGCCTCGCCGTACCGCGAGACCGAGGCGATGGCGGACGGCTCGGATGCCATCGCCGACTGGCCCCTGCTGAACGCCCTCCTCAACACCGCGAGCGGCGCGACCTGGGTGTCCCTCCACCACGGGGGCGGCGTCGGCATCGGCCGCAGCATCCACGCCGGCCAGGTCGTGGTCGCCGACGGCACACCGCTGGCGGCGGAGAAGATCGAGCGCGTGCTCACCAACGACCCCGGCACGGGCGTCATGCGGCACGTCGACGCGGGCTACGAGCGCGCCGCCGAAGTGGCCCGTGAGCGCGGCCTGCGCGTGCCGATGTGGGAGCAGGGATGA
- a CDS encoding purine-cytosine permease family protein, whose product MSTDAQLHAGEAIEHRTIDWIPPTERHGRPGSLFFVWFAANTSITALVTGALFVILGNSPLWSIPAIIIGNVLGGWVTALHSAQGPKLGVPQMIQSRAQFGYYGAILPLVLALFIYLGFYATGLVLGGQALGSLLNVDPKVGAAIFAVFSTVLAIIGYRWIHRVSHFATVLSGVVFIVLLFVILAAPHAAATIGSGEFALAPFILGISLSASWQLTFGPYIADYSRYLPESTPQRATIGWTFLGSVLGASLAMSIGALAAALGGAAFSDNQVLYLAGLLGGFGWIVSITVVIGKLVGNTLSSYGGFMSLATIVTALGRKDVVTARSRAVYVVIISAIAYAIAALATDNFLGNFTNFLLFLLYFITPWSAINLVDFYLIRHKEYDIAALFDPNGPYGKVNGLAFIAYFAGILVQIPFMNSSLYVGPIANLFGGAEVAWLIGLIVSGFIFYWFNPARRGSLATRTR is encoded by the coding sequence ATGTCGACCGACGCGCAGTTGCACGCGGGTGAGGCCATCGAGCATCGCACCATCGACTGGATCCCCCCGACAGAGCGCCACGGGAGGCCGGGGTCGCTCTTCTTCGTATGGTTCGCCGCGAACACGTCCATCACTGCCCTCGTGACGGGCGCCCTGTTCGTGATCCTCGGCAACTCGCCGCTGTGGTCTATCCCGGCGATCATCATCGGCAACGTGCTCGGCGGTTGGGTGACGGCGCTGCACTCCGCGCAGGGTCCCAAGCTGGGAGTGCCGCAGATGATCCAGAGCCGTGCGCAGTTCGGTTACTATGGCGCGATCCTGCCGCTGGTGCTCGCCCTGTTCATCTACCTGGGCTTCTATGCGACCGGTCTCGTGCTCGGCGGGCAGGCGCTCGGATCGCTCCTGAACGTCGACCCGAAGGTGGGCGCCGCCATCTTCGCCGTCTTCTCCACCGTGCTCGCGATCATCGGATACCGCTGGATCCACCGGGTCTCGCACTTCGCGACGGTCCTGAGCGGTGTCGTGTTCATCGTGCTGCTGTTCGTCATCCTCGCCGCTCCGCACGCCGCCGCTACGATCGGCAGCGGGGAGTTCGCGCTCGCGCCGTTCATCCTCGGCATCTCGCTCTCGGCGTCGTGGCAACTCACCTTCGGCCCCTACATCGCCGACTACAGCCGCTACCTGCCGGAGTCGACGCCGCAGCGCGCCACGATCGGGTGGACCTTCCTCGGGAGCGTCCTCGGCGCCTCCCTCGCGATGAGCATCGGAGCGCTGGCCGCCGCGCTGGGCGGCGCCGCGTTCTCCGATAATCAGGTGCTGTATCTGGCCGGCCTCCTCGGCGGGTTTGGCTGGATCGTGTCGATCACGGTCGTCATCGGCAAGCTCGTCGGCAACACGCTGAGCTCGTATGGCGGGTTCATGTCGCTCGCGACGATCGTGACGGCCCTCGGCCGGAAGGACGTCGTGACCGCGCGCTCCCGCGCCGTGTACGTCGTGATCATCTCGGCGATCGCCTACGCGATCGCGGCGCTCGCGACCGACAACTTCCTCGGGAACTTCACGAATTTTCTGCTGTTCCTGCTGTACTTCATCACGCCGTGGTCGGCGATCAACCTCGTCGACTTCTACCTGATCCGCCACAAGGAGTACGACATCGCGGCGCTGTTTGATCCGAACGGCCCCTACGGCAAGGTCAACGGTCTCGCGTTCATCGCGTACTTCGCCGGCATCCTCGTGCAGATCCCGTTCATGAACAGCTCCCTGTACGTGGGCCCGATCGCCAACCTGTTCGGCGGCGCGGAAGTCGCGTGGCTCATCGGCCTCATCGTCTCCGGCTTCATCTTCTACTGGTTCAACCCGGCCCGCCGCGGCTCGCTCGCGACACGCACCCGCTGA
- a CDS encoding IclR family transcriptional regulator produces MGQSPPPAAPAVRQALRVLSHLGAQRGPVPASAVARDLGIPRSACYRILTALVDHGYAIHYPEDRRYGLGYAAYELSSGFSRQAPLSRLGAPILAALVDHVGETAHLGVLDGTDVIYLLEQRAPHRPVLITDVGVRLPAHQTATGRSLLACLPATQLRALYVEDPVDRRSARPFRDLPHLRRTLGEVTRAGFAAESGEVSDGFASVAVAIRDRNGWPAASLAVTFPHGNVPEESWPDLAHRIERFASELGRRLSGAAPAR; encoded by the coding sequence ATGGGACAGAGTCCGCCGCCCGCCGCGCCCGCCGTCCGACAGGCGCTGCGCGTGCTCAGCCATCTCGGCGCGCAGCGGGGGCCCGTGCCCGCTTCGGCCGTCGCCCGCGACCTCGGCATTCCTCGCTCCGCGTGCTACCGCATCCTCACCGCCCTGGTCGATCACGGCTATGCCATCCACTACCCCGAGGACCGCCGCTATGGCCTCGGCTACGCGGCCTACGAGCTGAGTTCCGGGTTCAGCCGGCAGGCGCCCCTGTCGCGCCTGGGCGCCCCGATCCTCGCCGCCCTCGTGGACCACGTCGGCGAGACGGCGCATCTCGGGGTGCTCGATGGCACCGACGTCATCTATCTGCTCGAGCAGCGGGCGCCGCACCGGCCGGTGCTCATCACCGACGTCGGCGTGCGCCTTCCCGCCCACCAGACCGCGACGGGCAGGTCGCTGCTCGCGTGCCTGCCCGCGACACAGCTGCGGGCCCTCTACGTGGAGGATCCCGTCGACCGCCGCAGCGCGCGCCCGTTCCGGGACCTGCCGCACCTGCGGCGCACCCTCGGTGAGGTCACCAGGGCGGGCTTCGCCGCCGAGAGCGGCGAGGTCAGCGACGGGTTCGCGTCGGTCGCCGTCGCGATCCGCGACCGCAACGGCTGGCCCGCGGCGAGCCTGGCGGTCACCTTCCCGCATGGCAACGTGCCGGAAGAATCCTGGCCCGACCTCGCGCACCGCATCGAGCGGTTCGCGAGCGAGCTCGGCCGCCGGCTCAGCGGCGCCGCCCCCGCGCGGTAG